From the Choloepus didactylus isolate mChoDid1 chromosome 22, mChoDid1.pri, whole genome shotgun sequence genome, one window contains:
- the PLEKHG4 gene encoding puratrophin-1 isoform X3, producing the protein MERPLENEDGSLGSQGHTTDWRFAVCSFRDAWDEEVKDSSPPRPPTEAAQGEGQQGCPLPRELQSPPERLAADGSGDGWKGTLGISSVQSEDPAPSGMESPLCPMSSYLSLAQGGSDSQGGDLAGDPVLGKAVPAGLCPGGLDSGPLDLGDPLSDTASELLESDPSGSSLPKPAECLLAQDLSLELLASGMATLPGTRDAKGRAVLLLDTHNPAWLHPKCGSLELTRLLLYLRDIPRPEVQALGLTVLVDARICSPSFSLFWGLSQLQEAVPGSVYQVLLVGEMPEEVPCGLQLELLPSHQSLLNHIPTVELPASLGGDLPYCHQAWLDFRMRLEALLKSCQVVCALLQGAIESVEAIPRPMESGEVSQLLWQARVLMQQVLDSPQLAWLQCQGGLELAWLKQLVPEVTLSPDYRPAVDEVEELYGRVDGLLHQLTLQSNRRVQALELVQMLEAQEGELHQTEVWLQEVGRPALQEAGEPSLDMMLQAQGPFQELDRAAHEQLRRGEKLLQPLAGWEAAELGPFGAHFLALQTQLTEFSRALAQRRQRLADAERLLQLFKQASTWAEEGQRVLAELTLEPPGVVLQQLQLHWTKHPDLPPTHFRKMWALATGLGSEGIRQECRWAWARCQDTWLALDQKLEAALKPPPAGSSASLCVSGVLNAPATPPLRKSYSFDQNLGQSLSEPAPHTTINTTHHGPETGGGAQPRSSSTLPLPGSSDLRNSSRLQLVLAEMVATEQEYVRALDYTVENYFPELDRPDVPQGLRGQRAHLFGNLEKLRDFHRHFFLRELEACIQHPPRVAYAFLRHRVQFGMYALYSKNKPLSDALMTSYGHAFFKDKQQALGDRLDLASYLLKPIQRMSKYALLLQELARACGGPVQELSALRAAQSLVRFQLQHGNDLLAMDAIQGCDGQLVRQDEFVVRTGRHKSLRRVFLFEELLLFSKPRRGPAGIHTFSYKRSFKMADLGLTESCGDSNLRFEIWFRRRKARDTFVLQAASLATKQAWTADISRLLWRQAVHNKEVRMAEMVSMGVGSKTFRDIVSSEEAINDRTINYVLKCQDPPFCAEVRSRASIAVAPFDYDSPYLGSSSSLPGDPASCSVLGSLNLHLYRDPALLGLRWPLYPTNFPEDAALETEAELGSQPSLTLEDSEVSSQCPSASGSSGSDSSCVSGQALGRGFEDLSYV; encoded by the exons ATGGAACGGCCCTTGGAGAATGAGGATGGGTCCCTAGGCTCCCAGGGCCACACCACCGACTGGAGGTTTGCTGTGTGCAGTTTCAGGGATGCCTGGGATGAGGAGGTTAAGGACTCCAGTCCCCCAAGACCACCAACAGAGGCAGCCCAGGGGGAAGGGCAACAAGGCTGTCCCTTGCCCAGGGAGCTTCAGTCACCCCCAGAACGGCTGGCTGCAGATGGGTCAGGGGATGGCTGGAAGGGCACATTAGGAATTTCCTCAGTCCAGTCAGAGGACCCAGCCCCTTCTGGAATGGAGAGTCCCCTCTGCCCCATGTCCTCCTACCTCAGTCTGGCACAGGGTGGGAGTGATAGCCAAGGGGGAGACTTGGCAGGGGACCCAGTTCTAGGCAAGGCTGTACCAGCTGGCTTGTGCCCTGGGGGATTGGACAGTGGCCCTTTGGACCTTGGAGACCCTTTATCAGACACTGCATCAGAGCTGCTGGAATCAG ACCCCAGTGGATCCAGCCTCCCCAAGCCTGCTGAATGCCTCCTGGCCCAAGACCTCTCCTTGGAGCTGCTGGCCAGTGGCATGGCCACCCTGCCAG GGACTCGGGATGCAAAAGGTCGGGCAGTGCTGCTTCTGGACACCCACAACCCGGCCTGGCTTCACCCCAAGTGTGGCAGCCTTGAGCTCACCCGCCTCCTGCTCTACCTGCGAGACATCCCTAG ACCCGAAGTACAGGCCTTGGGACTGACCGTGCTAGTGGATGCCCGAATTTGCTCCCCGAGCTTTTCCCTCTTCTGGGGACTCAGCCAGCTGCAA GAAGCAGTCCCAGGTTCTGTCTACCAGGTGTTACTAGTGGGAGAAATGCCAGAGGAGGTGCCTTGTGGGCTGCAG CTGGAGCTGCTGCCGTCCCATCAGAGCCTGCTGAATCACATCCCCACTGTGGAGCTGCCTGCTTCCTTGGGTGGGGACCTGCCTTACTGCCACCAGGCCTGGCTGGACTTCCGGATG CGTCTCGAAGCCCTACTGAAGAGCTGCCAGGTAGTTTGTGCCCTGCTCCAGGGGGCCATTGAGAGTGTGGAGGCTATACCCCGGCCTATGGAGTCTGGG GAAGTCAGTCAGCTGCTATGGCAGGCACGGGTCCTGATGCAGCAGGTGCTGGACTCGCCACAGCTGGCATGGCTACAATGCCAGGGGGGCTTGGAGCTGGCGTGGCTGAAGCAGCTGGTCCCAGAGGTGACCCTGAGCCCAGACTACAG GCCGGCGGTGGATGAGGTTGAAGAGCTGTATGGTCGCGTGGATGGACTACTGCACCAGCTGACCTTGCAGAGCAACCGGCGAGTACAAGCACTGGAGTTGGTACAGATGCTGGAGGCCCAGGAGGGCGAACTGCACCAG ACTGAAGTGTGGCTCCAGGAGGTGGGCCGGCCCGCACTGCAGGAGGCAGGGGAACCTTCATTGGACATGATGCTCCAGGCCCAAGGCCCTTTCCAGGAGCTGGACCGGGCTGCCCAC GAGCAGCTCAGGCGAGGGGAGAAGCTTCTGCAGCCACTGGCTGGCTGGGAGGCAGCTGAACTGGGACCCTTTGGGGCCCACTTTCTGGCCCTGCAAACCCAGCTGACTGAGTTCTCCAGGGCTTTGGCCCAGCGTCGACAGCGGCTGGCAGATGCTGAGAGGCTGTTGCAGCTCTTCAAGCAG GCCTCAACGTGGGCTGAGGAGGGGCAGCGGGTGTTGGCAGAGCTGACACTGGAGCCCCCAGGGGTCGTGctgcagcagctgcagctgcactggaCCAAGCATCCTGACTTGCCTCCTACCCACTTCCGAAAGATGTGGGCCCTGGCCACAGGGCTGGGTTCAGAAGGCATCCGCCAGGAATGCCGCTGGGCCTGGGCACGGTGCCAGGACACCTGGCTCGCATTGGACCAGAAGCTAGAGGCAGCCCTGAAGCCACCACCGGCAGGCAGCTCAGCCAGCTTGTGTGTCAGTGGGGTCCTTAACGCACCTGCCACTCCTCCCCTGAGGAAGTCTTACAGCTTTGATCAGAATTTGGGACAGAGCCTCAGTGAGCCTGCCCCCCATACCACCATAAACACCACCCACCATGGGCCAGAAActggaggtggtgcccagcccagGTCATCCTCCACTCTGCCTCTGCCAGGCAGCTCTGACCTCAGGAACTCAAGCAG GCTTCAGCTGGTGCTGGCGGAGATGGTAGCCACAGAGCAGGAGTATGTCCGTGCCCTTGACTATACTGTGGAGAACTATTTCCCCGAGTTGGATCGTCCTGATGTGCCCCAGGGCCTCCGTGGCCAGCGTGCCCACCTCTTTGGCaacctggagaagctgagggacttccaccgccatttctttctgcGTGAGCTGGAGGCCTGCATCCAGCACCCACCCCGCGTGGCCTACGCCTTCCTGCGCCAT AGGGTGCAGTTTGGGATGTATGCACTCTACAGCAAGAACAAGCCACTCTCGGACGCCCTGATGACCAGCTACGGCCATGCCTTCTTCAAG GACAAGCAGCAAGCCCTGGGGGACCGTCTGGACTTGGCCTCGTACCTGCTAAAGCCCATCCAGCGCATGAGCAAGTATGCATTGCTGCTGCAGGAGCTGGCGCGGGCCTGTGGGGGCCCTGTGCAGGAGCTGAGTGCCTTGCGGGCCGCCCAGAGCCTCGTGCGCTTCCAGCTGCAACACGGCAATGACCTGCTAGCCATGGACGCCATCCAGGGCTGTGAC GGGCAGCTAGTGCGACAGGATGAATTTGTGGTGCGCACCGGGCGCCACAAGTCCCTGCGCCGCGTCTTCCTCTTTGAGGAGCTGCTGCTCTTCAGCAAGCCCCGCCGTGGCCCTGCGGGCATCCACACGTTCTCCTACAAGCGCTCCTTCAAG ATGGCAGACCTTGGCCTCACTGAGAGCTGTGGGGACAGCAACCTGCGCTTTGAGATCTGGTTCCGTCGTCGCAAGGCCAGGGACACCTTTGTGCTGCAGGCTGCCAGCTTGGCCACCAAGCAGGCCTGGACGGCTGACATCTCCCGCCTGCTCTGGAGGCAGGCTGTCCACAACAAGG AGGTGCGCATGGCTGAGATGGTGTCCATGGGTGTGGGGAGCAAGACCTTCCGGGACATCGTCTCCAGCGAGGAGGCTATCAACGACCGTACCATCAACTACGTCCTAAAGTGTCAAG ACCCTCCCTTTTGTGCAGAAGTTCGCTCTCGGGCTTCCATCGCTGTGGCCCCGTTTGACTATGACAGCCCCTACCTGGGATCCTCCAGCTCTCTTCCTGGAGACCCTGCCTCTTGCTCTGTACTGGGGTCCCTCAACCTGCACCTGTACAGAGACCCGGCTCTCCTGGGCCTCCGCTGGCCCCTGTATCCCACCAACTTCCCAGAAGACGCAGCGCTGGAGACTGAAGCAGAGCTGGGTAGCCAGCCCTCTTTGA CTCTCGAGGACTCCGAGGTCTCATCCCAGTGCCCATCAGCCAGTGGCTCCAGTGGCTCTGACAGCAGCTGTGTGTCGGGACAGGCTCTGGGCAGGGGCTTTGAGGACTTGTCCTAT GTCTGA